In one Sphingomonas sp. AP4-R1 genomic region, the following are encoded:
- a CDS encoding copper chaperone PCu(A)C, whose amino-acid sequence MTRIALLAAALAPLALLGGCDGHPAEPKVTHAWVRLPAVPGRPAAAYFTVSGGRADETLVRVESALAKRIEMHESMGTGGMAMMKPLPSLPLPARSDTRFAPGGKHLMLFDVDPVVTPGTAIPIRFGFASGKTAEAEAKTVAAGDDAPY is encoded by the coding sequence ATGACGCGCATCGCCCTCCTCGCCGCCGCCCTTGCCCCCCTCGCCCTGCTCGGCGGATGCGACGGTCATCCGGCGGAACCGAAGGTCACCCACGCCTGGGTGCGCCTGCCCGCCGTGCCGGGCCGCCCGGCCGCCGCTTACTTCACCGTCTCCGGCGGGCGCGCCGACGAGACGCTGGTGCGCGTGGAAAGCGCGCTCGCGAAGCGGATCGAGATGCACGAGAGCATGGGGACGGGCGGCATGGCGATGATGAAGCCGCTGCCCAGCCTGCCGCTGCCCGCCCGCTCCGACACGAGGTTCGCACCCGGCGGCAAGCATCTGATGCTGTTCGACGTCGATCCGGTCGTCACCCCCGGCACCGCCATCCCGATCCGCTTCGGCTTCGCCAGCGGAAAGACGGCGGAAGCGGAAGCGAAGACCGTGGCGGCAGGAGACGACGCGCCTTACTGA
- a CDS encoding endonuclease/exonuclease/phosphatase family protein, with translation MGRVAKVAFHMMALVPFVFTIGGPSPASAPSPRAAAIAQPADALSILTYNVEGLPWPVRSGRDEAAARIAERLRGLRAKGAQPHIVVVQEAFGAAQRAIGAHAGYRYIVEGPGADVRNRAAEAAADRTDRAYMASGSRLMGEGSGKWAGSGLLIFSDFPILGVTSTVFPDHACAGLDCLANKGAMIALVAVPGAPQPIALVATHLNAKTASGVSEARYARAFARQVDVLGAFLRAHLPPGLPYVMAGDTNIGRGSTRAGQFAAMLGSLARPDGHPPIRTALVACLRRRGGCSVDAPEDARASRDKGKDLQIYAAGSVTALRPTAVTVPFGTEADGSMLSDHIGYAVRYAVERVPGSGLMIASR, from the coding sequence ATGGGCAGGGTCGCGAAGGTCGCGTTTCACATGATGGCGCTGGTGCCGTTTGTCTTCACGATCGGCGGCCCCAGCCCGGCGAGCGCGCCGTCGCCGCGCGCCGCCGCCATCGCCCAGCCGGCCGACGCGCTCTCGATCCTGACCTACAATGTCGAGGGCCTGCCCTGGCCGGTGCGCTCGGGCCGGGACGAGGCGGCGGCGCGCATCGCCGAACGCCTGCGCGGGCTCCGGGCCAAGGGCGCGCAGCCGCATATCGTGGTGGTGCAGGAGGCGTTCGGCGCGGCGCAGCGCGCGATCGGTGCGCATGCGGGCTATCGCTACATCGTCGAGGGTCCGGGCGCGGACGTCCGCAATCGGGCGGCCGAGGCGGCTGCGGATCGCACGGATCGCGCCTACATGGCATCGGGATCGCGCCTGATGGGCGAAGGTTCGGGCAAATGGGCGGGCAGCGGTCTGCTGATCTTCTCCGATTTCCCGATCCTGGGCGTCACCTCGACCGTCTTTCCCGATCATGCCTGCGCGGGGCTGGATTGCCTCGCCAACAAGGGCGCGATGATCGCGCTGGTCGCCGTGCCGGGCGCGCCGCAGCCGATCGCGCTGGTGGCGACGCATCTCAACGCGAAGACGGCCTCCGGCGTGTCCGAGGCGCGCTATGCCCGCGCCTTCGCCCGGCAGGTGGATGTGCTGGGCGCATTCCTGCGCGCGCATCTGCCGCCGGGCCTGCCTTATGTGATGGCGGGCGATACCAATATCGGCCGCGGATCGACCCGCGCGGGCCAGTTCGCGGCGATGCTGGGCAGCCTCGCCCGACCCGACGGCCACCCGCCGATCCGCACCGCGCTGGTCGCCTGCCTGCGTCGGCGGGGCGGCTGCAGCGTGGATGCGCCCGAGGATGCCCGCGCCTCGCGCGACAAGGGCAAGGATCTGCAAATCTATGCGGCGGGCAGCGTGACGGCGCTGCGCCCGACGGCGGTGACGGTGCCGTTCGGCACCGAGGCGGACGGATCGATGCTGTCCGACCATATCGGCTATGCTGTGCGCTATGCCGTGGAGCGCGTGCCGGGCTCGGGCCTGATGATCGCGTCGCGATAG
- a CDS encoding valine--tRNA ligase: MTIDKTFDPATIEARWYPHWEQSGLFRPERGEAEPFTIVIPPPNVTGSLHIGHALDNTLQDILVRHARLQGKDALWVVGTDHAGIATQMVVERNLGAQGIKRQELGRDGFIEKVWEWKAESGGQITRQLRRLGASCDWANERFTMDEGFSKAVVKVFVELYRQGLLYRDKRLVNWDPHFRTAISDLEVETKEINGKFWHLAYPLADGSGTITVATTRPETLLADMAVAVHPEDERYTALIGKKVKLPITGRLIPIVADEHADPALGSGAVKITPGHDFNDFEVGVRAGIKPAEMLNMLDAEAKITQTADGLIPIDLIGMDRFEARDWIVKLLEEDGILLKVEDRVIQTPYGDRSGVVIEPWLTDQWYVDAKTLAGPALEAVRSGAIRVVPETWKKTWYQWLENIQPWCVSRQLWWGHQIPVWYGPKKTGPRTTVESSDRANLEPFVAATEEEATELARAYYGSEFAVLTSDDAPWTTEPGQGFDVETTVSEQEHYVPVTIHRDPDVLDTWFSSALWPFGTLGWPEQTETLKRHYPNDVLISGFDILFFWDARMAMQGLHFMKEVPWKTLYLHGLVRAPDGSKMSKSKGNTVDPLGLIDKYGADALRFTLAAMESQGRDIKLDEKRVEGYRNFATKLWNAARFAQSNGIGGSTTIEPPKATLAVNKWILGEAVRTIQALDLALADLRYDEAANTIYHFVWSQFCDWYLELIKPVLSPGNAPSSVGAEPVEAPSFSSADGEEGSAAPFDCPPAAGAQDRLRQAQGERGGVEADETRAVAGWVLDQILILLHPFMPFITEELWHALAARDHDIIVAKWPMADARALDPEASAEVEWLIRAVQGIRATRSELNVPPGARLPMYARGAGETTLARLAANAAPLGRMARVEIAEGEAAPGGAAQIVVDEATFVLPLEGVIDLAAEKARLEKAAQAAEKEAASLSGRLGNPSFVEKAKPEAVAKAREDHAAKAAEAERLRAALARLG; encoded by the coding sequence ATGACGATCGACAAGACCTTCGACCCCGCCACGATCGAGGCGCGCTGGTATCCGCATTGGGAGCAGTCCGGCCTGTTCCGGCCCGAACGGGGCGAGGCCGAGCCCTTCACGATCGTGATCCCGCCGCCGAACGTGACCGGATCGCTCCATATCGGCCATGCGCTGGACAATACGCTGCAGGACATTCTCGTCCGCCATGCGCGCCTGCAGGGCAAGGATGCGCTGTGGGTGGTCGGCACCGATCATGCGGGCATCGCGACGCAGATGGTGGTCGAGCGCAATCTGGGCGCGCAGGGCATCAAGCGGCAGGAGCTGGGCCGCGACGGCTTCATCGAGAAGGTGTGGGAGTGGAAGGCCGAGAGCGGCGGCCAGATCACGCGCCAGCTGCGCCGCCTGGGCGCGTCATGCGATTGGGCCAATGAGCGTTTCACGATGGACGAGGGCTTTTCGAAGGCCGTCGTGAAGGTGTTCGTCGAGCTGTACCGGCAGGGGCTGCTCTATCGCGACAAGCGGCTCGTGAACTGGGATCCCCATTTTCGCACCGCCATCTCCGATCTCGAGGTCGAGACGAAGGAGATCAACGGCAAGTTCTGGCATCTCGCATATCCGCTGGCCGATGGATCGGGCACGATCACGGTGGCGACGACGCGGCCGGAGACGCTGCTGGCCGACATGGCGGTGGCCGTCCATCCCGAGGACGAGCGCTACACGGCGCTGATCGGCAAGAAGGTGAAACTGCCGATCACCGGCCGCCTGATTCCGATCGTGGCGGACGAGCATGCCGATCCCGCTTTGGGATCGGGTGCTGTGAAGATCACGCCGGGGCATGACTTCAACGATTTCGAGGTGGGCGTGCGCGCGGGCATCAAGCCGGCCGAGATGCTCAACATGCTGGATGCCGAAGCGAAGATCACGCAGACGGCGGACGGCCTGATCCCGATCGACCTGATCGGCATGGACCGCTTCGAGGCGCGCGACTGGATCGTGAAGCTGCTGGAGGAGGACGGCATCCTCCTGAAGGTGGAGGATCGCGTGATCCAGACGCCCTACGGCGACCGATCGGGCGTGGTGATCGAGCCGTGGCTGACCGATCAATGGTATGTCGATGCCAAGACGCTCGCCGGGCCTGCGCTGGAGGCGGTGCGCTCCGGCGCGATCCGCGTCGTGCCGGAAACGTGGAAGAAGACCTGGTATCAGTGGCTGGAGAATATCCAGCCCTGGTGCGTGTCCCGCCAGCTCTGGTGGGGCCACCAGATCCCGGTCTGGTACGGACCGAAGAAGACGGGGCCGCGGACCACTGTTGAATCTTCTGACAGGGCCAACCTCGAGCCGTTCGTCGCTGCTACCGAGGAAGAAGCAACAGAGCTAGCTCGCGCCTATTACGGCTCTGAATTCGCTGTTCTCACGAGTGACGATGCACCTTGGACCACCGAGCCCGGACAGGGCTTTGACGTGGAAACCACGGTGTCTGAGCAAGAACACTATGTTCCGGTGACGATCCACCGTGATCCCGACGTGCTCGACACGTGGTTCTCGTCAGCCCTTTGGCCGTTTGGCACGCTGGGCTGGCCGGAGCAGACCGAGACGCTCAAGCGCCATTATCCCAATGACGTGCTGATCTCCGGCTTCGACATCCTTTTCTTCTGGGATGCGCGCATGGCGATGCAGGGGCTGCACTTCATGAAGGAAGTGCCGTGGAAGACGCTCTATCTCCATGGCCTCGTCCGCGCGCCGGACGGATCGAAAATGTCCAAGTCCAAGGGCAACACCGTCGATCCGCTGGGCCTGATCGACAAGTACGGCGCCGATGCGCTGCGCTTCACGCTGGCGGCGATGGAGAGCCAGGGGCGCGACATCAAGCTCGATGAAAAGCGCGTCGAGGGCTATCGCAATTTCGCGACGAAGCTGTGGAATGCGGCCCGTTTCGCGCAATCGAACGGCATCGGCGGCTCCACCACGATCGAGCCGCCCAAGGCGACGCTCGCCGTCAACAAGTGGATCCTGGGCGAGGCCGTCCGCACGATCCAGGCGCTGGATCTGGCGCTGGCCGACCTGCGCTATGACGAGGCGGCCAACACCATCTACCACTTCGTCTGGAGCCAGTTTTGCGACTGGTATCTGGAGCTGATCAAGCCGGTTCTGTCTCCGGGCAACGCTCCCTCTTCCGTTGGTGCTGAGCCTGTCGAAGCACCGTCCTTTTCTTCTGCCGATGGTGAAGAAGGAAGTGCGGCCCCCTTCGACTGCCCGCCTGCGGCAGGCGCTCAGGACAGGCTCCGACAGGCTCAGGGCGAACGGGGTGGTGTCGAGGCGGACGAAACCCGTGCGGTCGCCGGCTGGGTGCTGGATCAGATCCTCATCCTGCTCCACCCGTTCATGCCCTTCATCACCGAGGAATTGTGGCACGCGCTGGCGGCGCGCGATCACGATATCATCGTGGCGAAGTGGCCGATGGCGGATGCGCGCGCGCTGGATCCGGAGGCGAGCGCCGAGGTGGAGTGGCTGATCCGCGCCGTGCAGGGCATTCGCGCGACCCGTTCCGAGCTGAACGTGCCGCCGGGCGCGCGCCTGCCCATGTATGCGCGCGGGGCGGGCGAGACGACGCTTGCGCGTCTCGCCGCCAATGCCGCGCCGCTGGGGCGCATGGCGCGCGTCGAGATTGCCGAGGGCGAGGCGGCGCCGGGCGGGGCCGCGCAGATCGTGGTCGACGAGGCGACGTTCGTGCTGCCGCTGGAAGGCGTGATCGATCTGGCGGCGGAGAAAGCCCGTCTCGAAAAGGCGGCGCAGGCAGCCGAGAAGGAAGCGGCGTCGCTTTCGGGGCGGCTCGGCAATCCCTCGTTCGTGGAGAAGGCCAAGCCCGAGGCGGTCGCCAAGGCGCGCGAGGATCATGCGGCCAAGGCGGCCGAGGCCGAGCGGCTGCGCGCGGCGCTCGCGCGGCTGGGGTAG
- the grpE gene encoding nucleotide exchange factor GrpE — translation MTDETTAPEDLREQTAAEAPEVAEHDLTAKLEAEIEELRSKVLYAQAETQNVRRRMEKDAADARAYAATSFARDMLSVSDNMARAIAAIPAAAAENESVKTIVAGIAMTAKELENVFQRHGITKIEAVGHKLDPNKHQAMIELPSDQEPGTIVQEMQAGYMIKDRLLRPAMVGVAKAG, via the coding sequence ATGACCGACGAAACGACCGCTCCCGAAGACCTGCGCGAGCAGACCGCTGCCGAGGCACCCGAAGTGGCCGAACATGATCTGACCGCGAAGCTGGAAGCCGAGATCGAGGAGCTTCGCTCCAAGGTGCTGTACGCGCAGGCCGAGACGCAGAATGTGCGCCGCCGGATGGAGAAGGACGCCGCCGACGCGCGCGCTTATGCCGCCACGTCGTTCGCGCGCGACATGCTCTCCGTCTCCGACAATATGGCGCGCGCCATCGCCGCCATTCCGGCCGCCGCCGCCGAAAACGAAAGCGTGAAGACGATCGTCGCGGGCATCGCGATGACGGCCAAGGAGCTGGAAAATGTGTTCCAGCGCCACGGCATCACCAAGATCGAGGCGGTCGGCCACAAGCTGGATCCGAACAAGCATCAGGCGATGATCGAACTGCCGAGCGATCAGGAGCCGGGCACGATCGTGCAGGAGATGCAGGCCGGCTACATGATCAAGGATCGCCTGCTGCGCCCGGCGATGGTGGGCGTCGCCAAGGCGGGCTGA
- the dnaJ gene encoding molecular chaperone DnaJ produces MADVDYYELLEVERTADDKTIKTSYRRLAMQCHPDRNPGCSDSEAKFKAISVAYDVLKDPQKRAAYDRYGHAAFQNGGGGGGHGAQGFEGFSDIFENIFGEFMGGGGRGGGRSSVLRGADLRYDLEISLEDAFHGRTEQIRVDVAAACDTCHGSGAAEGSAPRTCGTCAGHGKVRAQQGFFVVERTCPTCHGRGQTISSPCGACHGEGRVEKTKTLELKIPRGVDEGTRIRMTGEGEAGARGGPAGDLYVFIHVTRHDLFQRDGTTLFAHAPISITTAALGGTITVPGLDGAAHEIRIPAGIQSGKQLRQRAAGMPVLNGRGQGDLVIQIDVETPTKLTARQKELLEEFRSTETGEECPQASGFFTFLKDKLAGN; encoded by the coding sequence ATGGCTGACGTCGATTATTACGAACTGCTCGAGGTCGAGCGGACCGCTGACGACAAGACGATCAAGACGTCTTACCGTCGCCTGGCCATGCAATGCCATCCGGATCGCAATCCGGGCTGCTCGGACAGCGAAGCCAAGTTCAAGGCGATCAGCGTCGCCTATGATGTGCTGAAGGATCCGCAGAAGCGCGCGGCCTATGATCGCTATGGCCATGCCGCCTTCCAGAATGGCGGCGGCGGTGGCGGCCACGGTGCGCAGGGCTTCGAGGGCTTCTCCGACATCTTCGAGAATATCTTCGGCGAGTTCATGGGCGGTGGTGGCCGGGGTGGCGGCCGCTCGTCCGTGCTGCGCGGTGCGGACCTGCGCTACGATCTCGAAATCAGTCTGGAAGACGCCTTCCACGGGCGCACCGAGCAGATCCGCGTCGATGTCGCGGCGGCGTGCGACACCTGCCACGGTTCGGGTGCGGCCGAAGGCTCTGCCCCGCGCACCTGCGGCACCTGCGCCGGCCACGGCAAGGTCCGCGCGCAGCAGGGCTTCTTCGTGGTGGAGCGGACCTGCCCCACCTGCCACGGGCGCGGCCAGACCATCTCCTCCCCCTGCGGCGCCTGTCATGGCGAAGGCCGGGTGGAGAAGACCAAGACGCTGGAATTAAAGATTCCGCGCGGCGTGGATGAAGGCACGCGCATCCGCATGACCGGCGAGGGCGAGGCGGGCGCGCGCGGCGGGCCGGCGGGCGACCTCTACGTGTTCATCCACGTGACGCGCCACGATCTGTTCCAGCGCGACGGTACGACGCTCTTCGCGCACGCGCCGATCAGCATCACCACGGCGGCGCTGGGCGGCACGATCACCGTGCCGGGCCTCGACGGCGCCGCGCACGAGATCCGTATTCCGGCCGGTATCCAGTCGGGCAAGCAACTCCGCCAGCGCGCGGCGGGCATGCCCGTGCTGAACGGGCGCGGGCAGGGCGATCTCGTGATCCAGATCGACGTCGAGACGCCGACCAAGCTGACCGCGCGCCAGAAGGAATTGCTCGAGGAATTCCGCTCGACCGAAACGGGCGAGGAATGCCCGCAGGCGAGCGGCTTCTTCACCTTCCTGAAGGACAAGCTCGCGGGGAATTGA
- the dnaK gene encoding molecular chaperone DnaK: MAKVIGIDLGTTNSCVAVMEGGSPKVIENAEGARTTPSIVAFAKDGERLIGQPAKRQAVTNPDNTIFAVKRLIGRRFDDPVTKKDTELVPYHIVKGANGDAWVQAGGEDYSPSQISAFTLQKMKETAESYLGETVTQAVITVPAYFNDAQRQATKDAGRIAGLEVLRIINEPTAAALAYGLDKDTNKTIAVYDLGGGTFDVSVLEIGDGVFEVKSTNGDTFLGGEDFDAKVVEYLAQGFKASEGIDLTKDRLALQRLKEAAEKAKIELSSTATTEVNLPFITADATGPKHLVKQITRADLERLVEPLITRTIEPMKKALKDAGLSAGDIDEVVLVGGMTRMPKVREAVKAFFGKEPHTGVNPDEVVAIGAAVQAGVLQGDVKDVLLLDVTPLSLGIETLGGIMTKMIDRNTTIPTKKSQTYSTADDNQNAVTIRVFQGEREMAQDNKMLGQFDLVGIPPAPRGVPQIEVTFDIDANGIVNVSAKDKGTGKEQQIKIQASGGLSDSDIDQMVKDAEQFAEEDKKRRASAEAKNNAESLIHSTESQLREHGDAVEAGLKSEIEGAIVEARAAVESNDAEKMTEKANALAQVAMKMGQAIYEKQQAAGGDAAAGAAPGAGQGEDVVDAEFSEVDDNK; this comes from the coding sequence ATGGCCAAAGTCATCGGCATCGATCTCGGTACGACCAACAGCTGCGTCGCGGTCATGGAGGGCGGGAGCCCCAAGGTGATCGAAAATGCCGAAGGCGCGCGCACCACGCCCTCGATCGTCGCCTTCGCCAAGGATGGCGAGCGCCTGATCGGTCAGCCGGCGAAGCGCCAGGCCGTCACCAACCCCGACAACACGATCTTCGCGGTGAAGCGCCTGATCGGCCGCCGCTTCGACGATCCGGTGACCAAGAAGGACACCGAGCTGGTCCCCTATCACATCGTGAAGGGTGCGAATGGCGACGCGTGGGTGCAGGCCGGCGGCGAGGATTATTCGCCCAGCCAGATTTCCGCCTTCACGCTGCAGAAGATGAAGGAAACCGCCGAGAGCTATCTGGGCGAGACCGTCACGCAGGCCGTCATCACGGTTCCGGCCTATTTCAACGACGCGCAGCGCCAGGCGACCAAGGATGCCGGCCGCATCGCGGGCCTGGAAGTGCTGCGCATCATCAACGAGCCGACGGCGGCGGCGCTCGCCTACGGCCTCGACAAGGACACCAACAAGACGATCGCGGTCTATGACCTTGGCGGCGGCACGTTCGACGTGTCCGTGCTGGAGATCGGCGACGGCGTGTTCGAGGTGAAGTCCACCAATGGCGACACGTTCCTCGGCGGCGAGGATTTCGACGCCAAGGTCGTCGAATATCTGGCGCAGGGCTTCAAGGCGTCCGAGGGTATCGATCTGACCAAGGATCGTCTGGCTCTGCAGCGCCTGAAGGAAGCCGCCGAGAAGGCGAAGATCGAGCTGTCGTCCACCGCGACGACCGAGGTGAACCTGCCCTTCATCACCGCCGACGCCACCGGGCCGAAGCATCTGGTGAAGCAGATCACGCGCGCCGATCTGGAGCGTCTGGTCGAGCCGCTCATCACGCGCACGATCGAGCCGATGAAGAAGGCGCTCAAGGATGCGGGCCTCTCGGCCGGCGACATCGACGAGGTCGTCCTCGTCGGCGGCATGACGCGCATGCCCAAGGTGCGCGAAGCCGTGAAGGCCTTCTTCGGCAAGGAGCCGCACACCGGCGTGAACCCCGATGAGGTGGTCGCGATCGGCGCCGCCGTGCAGGCGGGCGTGCTGCAGGGCGACGTGAAGGACGTGCTGCTGCTCGACGTGACCCCGCTGTCGCTGGGCATCGAGACGCTGGGCGGCATCATGACCAAGATGATCGACCGCAACACGACGATCCCGACCAAGAAGTCGCAGACCTATTCGACGGCGGATGACAATCAGAACGCCGTGACGATCCGCGTCTTCCAGGGCGAGCGCGAAATGGCGCAGGACAACAAGATGCTGGGCCAGTTCGATCTGGTCGGCATCCCGCCGGCGCCGCGCGGCGTGCCGCAGATCGAGGTGACGTTCGACATCGACGCGAACGGCATCGTGAACGTGTCCGCCAAGGACAAGGGCACGGGCAAGGAGCAGCAGATCAAGATTCAGGCCTCGGGCGGCCTGTCGGACTCCGACATCGATCAGATGGTGAAGGATGCCGAGCAGTTCGCCGAAGAGGACAAGAAGCGTCGTGCCTCGGCGGAAGCCAAGAACAACGCCGAAAGCCTGATCCACTCCACCGAGAGCCAGCTGCGCGAGCATGGCGATGCGGTGGAAGCGGGCCTGAAGTCCGAGATCGAGGGCGCGATCGTCGAGGCGCGCGCCGCCGTCGAGAGCAACGATGCCGAGAAGATGACCGAGAAGGCCAATGCGCTTGCGCAGGTCGCCATGAAGATGGGCCAGGCCATTTACGAGAAGCAGCAGGCGGCCGGCGGTGACGCCGCAGCCGGCGCTGCCCCCGGCGCGGGCCAGGGCGAAGATGTGGTCGATGCCGAATTCTCGGAAGTCGACGACAACAAGTAA
- a CDS encoding response regulator yields MSTIDAFEEAGFEAIDALDGEQALQRLEERPDIRAIFTDVNMPGRYDGVELAHIAHRLCPQMVVVVTSGKMIVSRDSLPEGGHFLAKPYRSSQVTGLFAHLLN; encoded by the coding sequence ATGAGTACGATCGATGCGTTCGAGGAGGCGGGCTTCGAGGCGATCGACGCGCTGGATGGCGAGCAGGCGCTGCAGCGGCTGGAGGAGCGCCCGGACATCCGCGCCATCTTCACCGATGTGAACATGCCGGGCCGCTATGACGGCGTGGAACTGGCCCATATCGCGCACCGGCTCTGCCCGCAGATGGTGGTGGTGGTGACGTCGGGCAAGATGATCGTCTCGCGCGACTCCCTGCCCGAAGGCGGCCATTTCCTCGCCAAGCCCTATCGATCGAGCCAGGTGACCGGCCTGTTCGCGCATCTGCTGAATTGA
- a CDS encoding S9 family peptidase has translation MKTILAAAIATVSLVTATTSPAAAPPAASASPATGLTLERLFQSPGLAGPAPRLLKLSPDGKLATLLKNRPEDRDRYDLWAIDTTTGEQRMLVDSEKVGTGAALSEEEKMRRERLRIGALKGITAYDWAPDGKSLLVPLDGDLYLAGLDGSVRRLTNTPETEIEAKVSESGRYVSFVRGQNLFAIDLATGKEQQLTTDGKDALSWGTAEFVAQEELNRFSGTWWAPGDQRVAVQRTDESGVKVVSRASIGADGTRVFDQRYPAAGTPNAVVQLWVMNADGTARVQVDLGADPDIYLARVNWARDGKTLYVQRLSRDQKTLDMLKVDAATGKSTLLFSETSKTWINLTDDFRALADGSLIWSSERSGTKHLYRWVAGKWIPLTRGAWTLETDGQSFNAGLIGVDQADHRLFFTANKDDVLESQVYAIDYLKPGEPQRITERGWWNDAQMDRTGQRLIIRRSSPTQPPQYYLADAAGKRLTWISENAVTGDHPYAPYLARHRETVFGTMKAADGSILHWKMIKPTMEPGKHYPVFMEHYGGPHVQTVQRAWANPMGQYLASQGWIYFEIDNRGSANRGRAFEDQIYHAMGTVEVEDQVAAAKWLKTLDYVDPAKVVTYGWSYGGYMTLKMLEAAPGVFAAGIAGAPVTKWELYDTAYTERYLGDPTRLPKVYEKSDALADATAIQDPLLVIHGMADDNVVFENSTMLFARMQEAKVPFEMMVYPGKTHGVSGEGAQTHVWGTILRFLQRTVETSPH, from the coding sequence ATGAAGACCATCCTGGCAGCCGCCATCGCCACCGTGAGCCTCGTGACAGCCACCACTTCCCCCGCCGCCGCACCGCCCGCCGCCTCCGCCTCGCCCGCCACCGGGCTGACGCTGGAGCGCCTGTTCCAGAGCCCCGGCCTGGCGGGCCCCGCGCCGCGCCTGCTGAAGCTGTCGCCCGACGGCAAGCTCGCCACCTTGCTCAAGAACCGCCCCGAGGATCGCGACCGCTACGATCTGTGGGCGATCGACACGACCACGGGCGAGCAGCGCATGCTGGTGGACAGCGAGAAGGTCGGCACCGGCGCCGCGCTCTCGGAAGAAGAGAAGATGCGGCGCGAGAGGCTTCGCATCGGCGCGCTCAAGGGCATCACGGCTTATGACTGGGCGCCGGACGGCAAGAGCCTGCTCGTGCCGCTGGATGGCGATCTCTATCTGGCCGGGCTCGACGGCAGCGTCCGCCGCCTGACCAACACGCCCGAGACGGAGATCGAGGCGAAGGTGTCCGAAAGCGGACGCTACGTGTCGTTCGTGCGCGGGCAGAATCTGTTCGCGATCGATCTGGCCACCGGCAAGGAGCAGCAGCTCACCACCGACGGCAAGGATGCGCTGTCGTGGGGCACGGCCGAGTTCGTCGCGCAGGAGGAACTGAACCGCTTTTCCGGCACCTGGTGGGCACCGGGCGACCAGCGCGTCGCCGTGCAGCGCACCGACGAGAGTGGCGTGAAGGTGGTCAGCCGCGCCTCGATCGGCGCGGACGGCACGCGCGTGTTCGACCAGCGCTATCCGGCGGCGGGTACGCCCAATGCCGTCGTCCAATTGTGGGTGATGAATGCGGACGGCACTGCGCGCGTGCAGGTGGATCTGGGCGCCGATCCCGATATCTATCTCGCCCGCGTCAACTGGGCGCGTGACGGGAAGACGCTCTACGTCCAGCGTCTCAGCCGTGACCAGAAGACGCTCGACATGCTCAAGGTGGATGCCGCCACGGGCAAGTCCACCCTGCTGTTCAGCGAGACCTCCAAAACCTGGATCAACCTGACCGACGATTTCCGCGCGCTGGCCGATGGCAGCCTGATCTGGAGTTCGGAGCGCAGCGGCACCAAGCATCTCTATCGCTGGGTGGCGGGCAAGTGGATCCCGCTCACGCGGGGCGCCTGGACGCTGGAGACGGACGGCCAGTCGTTCAATGCCGGGCTGATCGGCGTGGATCAGGCGGATCATCGCCTGTTCTTCACGGCGAACAAGGACGACGTGCTGGAAAGCCAGGTCTATGCGATCGACTATCTGAAGCCCGGTGAGCCCCAGCGGATCACCGAGCGCGGCTGGTGGAACGACGCGCAGATGGACCGCACCGGCCAGCGCCTGATCATCCGCCGCTCGAGCCCGACCCAGCCGCCGCAATATTATCTGGCGGACGCGGCCGGCAAGCGGCTCACCTGGATCAGCGAGAATGCGGTGACCGGGGATCATCCCTATGCGCCCTATCTCGCCCGGCATCGCGAGACCGTATTCGGCACGATGAAGGCCGCCGACGGCAGCATCCTCCACTGGAAGATGATCAAGCCCACGATGGAGCCGGGCAAGCATTATCCCGTCTTCATGGAGCATTATGGCGGCCCGCACGTGCAGACCGTGCAGCGCGCCTGGGCCAATCCGATGGGGCAATATCTCGCCTCGCAGGGCTGGATCTATTTCGAGATCGACAATCGCGGATCGGCCAATCGCGGCCGCGCCTTCGAGGACCAGATCTATCACGCGATGGGCACGGTCGAGGTCGAGGATCAGGTGGCGGCGGCCAAGTGGCTGAAGACGCTGGATTATGTCGATCCCGCCAAGGTCGTCACCTACGGCTGGTCCTATGGCGGCTACATGACGCTGAAGATGCTGGAGGCGGCGCCCGGCGTGTTCGCGGCGGGCATTGCCGGCGCGCCCGTCACCAAGTGGGAACTCTACGATACCGCTTATACCGAGCGCTATCTGGGCGATCCCACCAGGCTGCCCAAGGTCTATGAAAAGTCCGATGCGCTGGCCGATGCGACCGCCATCCAGGATCCCCTGCTCGTGATCCACGGCATGGCCGACGACAATGTGGTGTTCGAAAATTCGACGATGCTGTTCGCGCGGATGCAGGAGGCCAAGGTGCCGTTCGAAATGATGGTCTATCCGGGCAAAACCCACGGCGTTTCGGGCGAGGGCGCGCAGACCCATGTGTGGGGCACGATCCTGCGTTTCCTGCAGCGGACTGTGGAAACTTCGCCACACTGA